In Oligoflexus sp., the genomic stretch ACCTCGCAGTTTAAAAATAACCTGATTGCCGCGCGCCTCGCTTCCGACGTGCTTGGCGTTCCCACGCTGCTGATCGCCCGCACCGACTCGCTCGGCGCGACGCTTCTGACTTCGGATATTGATCCGGCCGATGCGCCCTTCATCGTCGGTCAAAGAACTTCGGAAGGCTTCTATCGGATCAAGCCAGGCATCGACTCGTCGATCGCCCGCGGTCTTTCCTATGCGCCGCTCGCTGACCTTCTGTGGTTCGAAACCTCGACCCCCGACATCGGCGAAGCCAAGGCCTTTGCCCAGGCGATCAAGGAAAAATATCCGAACAAAATGCTCGCGTATAACTGCTCGCCTTCCTTCAACTGGGAAAGCAAGCTCAATAAGGATCAGATTGCCACCTTCCAACGCGACCTGGCTGAATTCGGATATAAATTCCAATTCATCACCCTCGCCGGCTGGCATTCGATCAATTATCACACCTTCGATTTGGCTCGCGAATATCGCGATCGCGGCATGAGCGCCTATGTGGATCTGCAGCGCGCCGAATTCCAGAAGGAAAAAGATGGCTATACCGCTGTGAAGCATCAGCGTGAAGTTGGTACCTCCTACTTTGACGACGTGCTGATGACGATCACCGGTGGGAAGTCCTCGACTTCGGCGATCAAAGGATCGACCGAGGAAGAGCAGTTCCAGCACTGAGACGTTTGTCTTTATCCTGGGTAGGACAGCGCGAGCGGCTCTTTCATAGGGACCTGAAAGAGCCGGGTTCCGTTGCCCGGAAACGATTGCGGTTTTACTGACCTTTAGCCGACGATCGTTTGGGAGCGCCAGGGACAAGGCAGATAGCTCCCCCATCTTGAGATCCATGGCCAGTCTTTCGGGACTGGCCTTGGCTTTTTCTGTTCTGTGTGCACGTCTGCACAGGAAACACTTGAGCCGAGCAGCTTCGACGGATACCTCCCTCTGAACACCGGGCGTGTTAAGAATTCTGCAGCTTTTCTCTCTGCGAAATTTAATCTAATATGGATGAGCTAACCATAGGGGGGAAAATATGAAAAACTTTATCTTGGGAATGGCGGCCATGCTCCTGGCCGCGCACGGGCAGGCGGCGACCGAACAAAACAAGGCTTCTTCCGCAATCCTTCTGCAGGGTTTTCATTGGAATTCCTGGAACGGTGGATCCTGGTATCAGAACCTTGAAGCCAAGGCCGTGGACTTCCGTGATTTGGGCATCACACATGTCTGGTTTCCACCGCCATCCAATTCAGGAGCGCGCGAAGGCTATCTGCCCCGCGAACTCTATAACCTTCAATCCGCCTATGGGAGCGAGGACCAGCTGCGTGGCGCCATCGCTGCCATGAATCGTGAAGGCATTC encodes the following:
- the aceA gene encoding isocitrate lyase is translated as MTNAAIYANPAALEKDWKENPRWKGIERPYTAEQVLKLRPSIAPEHTLARVGAERLWKLLKEEPYVHALGALTGAQAVQMVKGGLKAIYMSGWQVAADANQAGQTYPDQSLYPSNSVPMLVKRLNNALARADLIAKQDGNTDQYWYAPIVADAEAGFGGHLHSFEIMKAMIEAGASGVHFEDQLAAEKKCGHLGGKVLIPTSQFKNNLIAARLASDVLGVPTLLIARTDSLGATLLTSDIDPADAPFIVGQRTSEGFYRIKPGIDSSIARGLSYAPLADLLWFETSTPDIGEAKAFAQAIKEKYPNKMLAYNCSPSFNWESKLNKDQIATFQRDLAEFGYKFQFITLAGWHSINYHTFDLAREYRDRGMSAYVDLQRAEFQKEKDGYTAVKHQREVGTSYFDDVLMTITGGKSSTSAIKGSTEEEQFQH